The Benincasa hispida cultivar B227 chromosome 11, ASM972705v1, whole genome shotgun sequence genome has a segment encoding these proteins:
- the LOC120091017 gene encoding CDPK-related kinase 7-like — protein MGLCHGKPIEENPKPNSENPNSVIQTETPKTPTNFPFYSPSPLPNLFKNSSPANSSLTSTPLRLFKRPFPPPSPAKHIRALLARRHGSVKPNEASIPEGSECDVALDKNFGYSKHFAAHYDLGDEVGRGHFGYTCSARAKKGSLKGQQVAVKIIPKSKMTTAIAIEDVRREVKILRALTGHKNLVQFYDSYEDEDNVYVVMELCEGGELLDRILSRGGKYSEEDAKIIMVQILSVVAYCHLQGVVHRDLKPENFLFTSKDESSTLKAIDFGLSDYVKPDERLNDIVGSAYYVAPEVLHRSYRTEADMWSIGVIAYILLCGSRPFWARTESGIFRAVLKADPNFEEAPWPSLSTDAIDFVKRLLNKDYRKRLTAAQALCHPWLADHQDIKVPLDTITYKLVRSYICSSSLRKSALGALAKTLSAVQLGYLQKQFTLLGPNKNGLISMQNFKTALIKNSTDAIKDSRVLDYANVVSSIQYRKLDFEEFCAAAISIYQLEGMENWEQHARHAYDLFDKDGNRPIMIEELASELGLSPSVPVHVVLQDWIRHSDGKLSFLGFVRLLHGVSSRAFQKA, from the exons ATGGGACTGTGTCATGGAAAGCCCATTGAAGAAAATCCAAAACCCAATTCAGAAAACCCCAATTCAGTGATCCAAACTGAAACCCCAAAAACCCCAACCAATTTCCCATTCTACAGCCCCAGTCCTCTGCCCAATCTCTTCAAGAACTCCTCTCCCGCCAACTCCAGCCTCACCTCCACCCCTCTCCGCCTTTTCAAGCGCCCCTTCCCGCCGCCCTCTCCGGCCAAGCACATTCGGGCTCTTCTCGCTCGCCGCCATGGCTCCGTCAAACCCAATGAGGCCTCTATCCCTGAAGGAAGCGAGTGCGATGTAGCCTTGGATAAGAACTTCGGCTACTCCAAGCACTTTGCTGCTCACTATGACCTTGGCGACGAAGTGGGCCGCGGCCATTTCGGTTACACTTGCTCTGCCAGGGCCAAAAAGGGCTCCCTCAAAGGCCAACAAGTCGCTGTCAAAATCATCCCCAAATCAAAG ATGACTACAGCAATAGCTATAGAGGATGTGAGAAGGGAAGTGAAAATACTGCGAGCCCTCACTGGACATAAAAACTTGGTGCAATTCTATGATtcatatgaagatgaagataaTGTCTACGTTGTGATGGA GTTATGCGAAGGAGGTGAACTTCTCGATAGGATACTTTCAAG GGGTGGCAAGTATTCAGAAGAAGATGCAAAAATTATTATGGTTCAGATTCTGAGTGTGGTCGCCTACTGTCACCTTCAAGGTGTGGTTCACCGTGACCTCAAGCCTGAG AATTTCCTTTTTACGTCAAAGGATGAGAGTTCCACTCTTAAGGCTATTGATTTCGGGCTTTCTGATTATGTAAAACCAG ATGAGAGATTGAATGACATTGTAGGAAGTGCTTATTATGTTGCTCCCGAGGTTTTACATAGATCATATAGAACTGAGGCAGACATGTGGAGTATTGGTGTAATTGCGTATATTCTCTTGTGTGGAAGTCGTCCATTTTGGGCCCGAACAGAATCTGGTATTTTTCGGGCTGTTTTAAAGGCAGATCCGAACTTTGAGGAAGCCCCATGGCCTAGTTTATCTACCGATGCAATTGATTTTGTGAAGAGACTGTTGAACAAGGACTATCGCAAGAGATTGACTGCTGCTCAGGCCCTGT GCCATCCATGGTTAGCTGATCATCAAGATATCAAGGTACCATTAGATACGATTACTTACAAGCTTGTCAGAAGTTATATTTGCTCATCTTCACTGCGTAAATCGGCATTGGGT GCCCTTGCAAAGACATTAAGTGCTGTTCAACTAGGTTATCTTCAGAAGCAATTTACATTGTTAGGGCCTAACAAGAATGGGCTCATTTCCATGCAAAACTTCAAGACG GCtttaattaagaattcaacAGACGCAATAAAGGATTCGAGAGTTCTCGATTATGCCAACGTG GTTAGTTCCATTCAGTACagaaaattagattttgaagaattcTGTGCGGCTGCTATAAGTATATATCAACTTGAGGGAATGGAGAACTGGGAGCAACATGCCCGGCATGCTTATGATCTTTTTGACAAGGATGGGAACCGACCGATAATGATCGAGGAGCTTGCCTCA GAACTTGGACTTAGTCCATCGGTACCAGTTCATGTGGTTCTCCAAGACTGGATCAGGCACTCCGATGGGAAGCTTAGCTTCCTGGGATTTGTCAGACTTCTACATGGTGTCTCTTCTCGCGCATTTCAAAAGGCATAA